The Medicago truncatula cultivar Jemalong A17 chromosome 4, MtrunA17r5.0-ANR, whole genome shotgun sequence genome includes a region encoding these proteins:
- the LOC25492532 gene encoding probable histone H2A.3, with product MEASTKTTKKGAGGRKGGGPRKKSVTRSIRAGLQFPVGRIGRYLKKGRYAQRVGTGAPVYLAAVLEYLAAEVLELAGNAARDNKKNRIIPRHVLLAVRNDEELGKLLNGVTIAHGGVLPNINPILLPKKTEKAVSKEPKKAGKSPKKA from the coding sequence ATGGAGGCAAGCACCAAGACAACAAAGAAGGGAGCCGGTGGAAGGAAAGGAGGAGGTCCAAGGAAGAAGTCGGTGACAAGATCAATCAGAGCCGGTCTTCAATTTCCAGTGGGAAGAATCGGTAGATACTTGAAGAAAGGAAGATACGCTCAGCGTGTAGGCACAGGTGCTCCAGTATACCTAGCAGCAGTTCTTGAATATCTCGCTGCTGAGGTTCTTGAGTTGGCTGGAAATGCAGCACGTGATAACAAGAAGAATAGAATCATTCCAAGGCATGTGTTGTTGGCTGTTAGGAATGATGAAGAGCTTGGTAAATTGCTTAATGGTGTTACCATTGCTCATGGTGGTGTTCTTCCAAACATTAACCCCATCCTCTTGCCTAAGAAGACTGAAAAGGCTGTTTCTAAGGAGCCAAAGAAGGCTGGAAAGTCTCCAAAGAAGGCTTAG